The following proteins are co-located in the Noviherbaspirillum sp. UKPF54 genome:
- a CDS encoding TIGR03087 family PEP-CTERM/XrtA system glycosyltransferase produces the protein MEDLLYLVHRIPYPPNKGDKIRSYHLLKHLSRRYRIFLGTFIDDPADWQHVETVKSLCAETCIVNLHPLAGKLASLRGLASGMPLTLPYYHSARLQSWVDILLASRRIKHAFVFSSAMAQYLHGRKIARRVIDFVDVDSEKWRQYGNAKRWPLNQIYHREARLLLDYERRIASEFDHATFVSGAEARLFKRLAPEAAGKIRFFNNGVDADYFTPQAEYANPFPSGVRPLVFTGAMDYWANAEAVEWFAHKIFPVVRARQPSAVFYIVGARPTPAVRALGTMEGVTVTGSVPDVRPFLAHAALSVAPLRIARGIQNKILEAMSMAKTVIASPEAAEGIHAIAGRELLVARDERGFVDLIVSHLRSGALSYVGAAARERVMRHYSWQSGMQQLDALLDPATADQQPLDFGSARRMAGSTGRGLP, from the coding sequence ATGGAAGACCTGCTATACCTGGTACACCGCATTCCGTATCCGCCCAACAAGGGGGACAAGATACGGTCGTATCACCTGCTCAAGCACCTGAGCAGACGCTACCGGATTTTCCTCGGCACCTTCATCGACGACCCTGCCGATTGGCAGCATGTCGAAACGGTGAAATCACTATGTGCCGAGACCTGCATCGTGAACCTGCACCCGCTGGCGGGCAAACTGGCAAGCCTGCGAGGGCTGGCAAGCGGCATGCCTCTGACGCTTCCTTACTACCACAGCGCGAGATTGCAATCCTGGGTCGATATTTTGCTGGCATCGCGACGCATCAAGCATGCATTCGTGTTTTCTTCGGCCATGGCGCAATATCTGCACGGGCGAAAAATCGCGCGCCGGGTAATCGATTTCGTCGATGTCGATTCGGAAAAATGGCGCCAATACGGCAATGCAAAACGCTGGCCGCTCAATCAAATCTACCATCGGGAAGCGCGTCTCCTGCTGGACTACGAACGCCGGATCGCCTCCGAGTTCGACCATGCCACCTTCGTTTCCGGCGCCGAGGCGCGGCTCTTCAAGCGCCTGGCGCCGGAAGCCGCCGGCAAGATCCGCTTTTTCAACAACGGCGTAGATGCCGACTACTTCACGCCGCAGGCGGAGTACGCCAACCCCTTTCCGTCCGGCGTACGACCGCTGGTATTCACCGGCGCCATGGATTACTGGGCCAACGCCGAAGCCGTCGAGTGGTTCGCGCACAAGATCTTTCCCGTGGTGCGTGCTCGGCAGCCAAGCGCCGTCTTCTATATCGTCGGCGCCCGACCCACGCCCGCAGTACGTGCGCTGGGCACGATGGAAGGCGTCACGGTGACAGGATCTGTGCCGGATGTCCGGCCGTTTCTCGCGCACGCGGCGTTGTCGGTCGCGCCGCTGCGTATTGCACGCGGTATCCAGAACAAGATACTGGAAGCGATGTCGATGGCAAAGACGGTTATTGCATCGCCCGAGGCCGCGGAAGGCATCCATGCGATCGCCGGCCGCGAGCTACTGGTGGCGCGCGATGAGCGCGGCTTCGTCGATTTGATCGTGTCGCACCTGCGCTCCGGCGCGCTTTCTTATGTCGGAGCAGCGGCGCGCGAACGCGTGATGCGCCACTATAGCTGGCAAAGCGGCATGCAGCAGCTCGATGCCTTGCTCGATCCGGCTACGGCCGACCAGCAGCCGCTAGATTTCGGCTCCGCACGCCGCATGGCCGGCTCAACAGGGCGAGGCCTGCCATGA
- the xrtA gene encoding exosortase A: protein MSAVLDQGVGQKTGITGKRLPGAWWLAIAAIGAIAVVYSGTLASMVAVWTSSDTFLHGFLIAPISAYLIWQRRAELAALRPQPNLLGLLPLAALGVFWLLATLADVHVARQYAVVAMVPTVLWTVMGNRITAALAFPLGFLLFSVPFGDIFIPALIDLTADATVWALQLSGIPVFREGSTFAIPSGHWSVVEACSGIRYLIASMTLGSLYAYLTYRSPWRRLTFFALSILVPIAANSARAFLIVMIGHLSDMRLAVGVDHLIYGWIFFGVVMLLLFWIGAIWREDHDEREDMHLARSHAAAPAFSLPVAGAAIAALAVALIGPVWAQIVLHRAETADLRNIALPQHAGSWRRDDSHPGWAPHYAGNPAIQQYVYRNAERAVGLHLAYYATQAPGSGLVGYGNALVTENDPFRAGAPEISRTLPLKDGPFSIRQAVIYGHGARILVWRWYLMGGTHTVSPYVIKAKLAWNRLLGRSTAGAQIVLAAEFHDDEDEASLPLTLLLEQLIPFIQQGGSHAQRD, encoded by the coding sequence ATGAGCGCGGTTCTCGATCAGGGCGTCGGACAGAAAACCGGTATCACCGGCAAACGTCTTCCGGGAGCATGGTGGCTCGCCATCGCCGCCATTGGCGCAATCGCCGTCGTCTACTCGGGGACGCTAGCGTCCATGGTCGCTGTTTGGACCAGTTCAGACACTTTCCTGCACGGTTTCCTTATCGCTCCCATCAGCGCCTATCTGATCTGGCAACGCCGCGCCGAACTTGCGGCTCTTCGCCCGCAGCCCAACCTGCTAGGCCTGCTGCCGCTCGCCGCGCTGGGCGTTTTCTGGCTCCTGGCAACACTCGCCGATGTACATGTGGCGCGCCAGTATGCAGTGGTCGCGATGGTGCCGACAGTGCTATGGACCGTCATGGGCAACCGGATTACCGCCGCGCTCGCCTTTCCGCTGGGCTTTCTCTTGTTCTCCGTGCCCTTCGGCGACATCTTCATCCCTGCCCTTATCGACCTGACGGCGGATGCTACCGTTTGGGCGCTGCAACTGTCCGGCATTCCGGTATTCCGCGAAGGAAGCACTTTCGCCATTCCGAGCGGACACTGGTCCGTCGTCGAGGCCTGCAGCGGCATCCGCTACCTGATCGCTTCGATGACCCTAGGAAGCCTGTATGCATATCTGACTTACCGCAGCCCTTGGCGCCGGCTGACCTTCTTTGCGCTATCGATCCTGGTACCGATCGCTGCCAACAGTGCCCGGGCCTTCTTGATCGTAATGATCGGACATCTGAGCGACATGCGGTTGGCCGTCGGCGTGGACCATCTTATCTACGGCTGGATATTCTTCGGCGTAGTCATGCTGCTGTTGTTCTGGATCGGCGCAATCTGGCGCGAGGACCACGACGAGCGCGAAGACATGCACCTTGCGCGCTCGCATGCTGCCGCCCCGGCATTCTCCCTGCCGGTCGCAGGCGCCGCGATAGCAGCACTCGCTGTCGCCCTGATTGGGCCAGTGTGGGCACAAATCGTCTTGCATCGTGCCGAAACCGCAGACCTGCGGAATATCGCACTGCCGCAACACGCCGGGTCGTGGCGGCGCGACGATAGCCACCCAGGATGGGCGCCGCATTACGCCGGCAACCCGGCCATTCAGCAGTACGTCTACCGCAATGCGGAGCGAGCGGTCGGTCTGCACCTGGCCTATTACGCGACGCAAGCGCCGGGCTCCGGCCTGGTCGGCTACGGTAACGCCTTGGTGACTGAGAATGATCCATTCCGCGCCGGTGCGCCGGAAATCTCGCGTACCCTGCCACTGAAGGACGGCCCATTTTCCATCAGACAGGCAGTTATCTACGGTCACGGCGCCCGGATTCTGGTCTGGCGCTGGTACCTGATGGGTGGCACACACACCGTCAGTCCCTATGTCATCAAGGCGAAGCTTGCGTGGAACAGGCTGCTCGGACGCAGCACAGCAGGCGCGCAGATCGTGCTTGCGGCGGAATTCCACGACGACGAAGACGAGGCAAGCCTGCCGCTCACCTTACTGCTCGAACAGCTCATCCCATTCATCCAGCAAGGAGGCAGCCATGCGCAGCGCGATTGA
- a CDS encoding TIGR03088 family PEP-CTERM/XrtA system glycosyltransferase produces MRSAIDLSPPRADTRSAEPAPLVAHIIHQFSIGGLENGLVNLINHMPAGRYRHAIICLKGFSGFHNRLQRKDVEIVALNKKEGHDIGLYLRLFRALRRLRPDIVHTRNLSALEGQFVAALAGIRARAHGEHGRDMVDLDGRNTKYRLLRKALRPFVGHFTTVSKDLEGWLAEAIGAPPHKIAQIYNGVDSARFYPRNTRVSIGPPGFMHADCIVVGSVGRMAAVKDFPSLVRAFLLLLERHPESRNRLRLLIAGDGEARTHCHEMLRAAGAEALAWLPGERDDIATLMQAMDVFALPSLAEGISNTILEAMASGLPVIATRVGGNVELVEDGATGRLVPPGDPAALAAAIYQYCNDDALRRRHGTAARHKIEMRFSMDSMTQAYMDVYDRLLNRAPRFGRY; encoded by the coding sequence ATGCGCAGCGCGATTGACCTCTCGCCACCCCGCGCGGACACGCGAAGCGCGGAGCCGGCCCCGCTGGTTGCGCACATCATTCACCAGTTCAGCATCGGCGGCCTCGAAAACGGACTGGTGAACCTGATCAACCACATGCCGGCCGGGCGTTATCGCCATGCCATCATCTGCCTCAAGGGTTTTTCCGGCTTTCACAACCGGCTGCAGCGCAAGGATGTGGAAATCGTGGCGCTCAACAAAAAAGAGGGACACGATATCGGGCTTTACCTACGCCTGTTCAGGGCGCTGCGCCGCCTCCGGCCGGACATCGTCCACACTCGCAACCTGTCCGCGCTGGAAGGCCAGTTCGTCGCGGCTCTTGCCGGCATACGGGCGCGCGCCCACGGCGAGCACGGCAGGGACATGGTAGACCTGGATGGCAGGAATACGAAATATCGTCTGCTGCGCAAGGCATTGCGCCCCTTCGTCGGCCACTTCACGACGGTCAGCAAGGATCTCGAAGGATGGCTGGCGGAAGCCATCGGCGCGCCACCGCACAAGATCGCGCAAATCTACAACGGCGTCGACAGCGCGCGCTTTTATCCGCGCAACACCCGCGTCAGTATCGGTCCGCCCGGCTTCATGCACGCCGACTGCATTGTCGTCGGCAGCGTCGGCCGCATGGCCGCGGTCAAGGATTTTCCCAGCCTGGTGCGCGCCTTCCTGCTCCTGCTGGAGCGCCACCCGGAAAGCCGCAACCGCCTGCGCCTGCTTATCGCCGGCGACGGCGAAGCGCGGACGCACTGCCACGAAATGCTGCGCGCAGCAGGTGCCGAAGCGCTCGCATGGCTGCCCGGGGAGCGCGACGACATCGCCACGCTGATGCAGGCGATGGACGTGTTCGCGCTGCCATCGCTGGCTGAAGGGATCTCCAACACGATCCTGGAAGCGATGGCGAGCGGCCTGCCCGTCATCGCCACCCGCGTTGGCGGCAATGTCGAGCTGGTGGAAGACGGCGCCACCGGCCGGCTGGTTCCACCGGGCGATCCTGCGGCGCTGGCCGCGGCCATTTACCAGTACTGCAATGACGACGCGCTGCGCAGGCGTCACGGCACTGCGGCACGCCACAAGATCGAGATGCGCTTCAGCATGGACTCGATGACCCAGGCTTATATGGACGTTTACGACCGCTTGCTGAACCGCGCACCACGGTTTGGCCGGTATTGA
- a CDS encoding XrtA/PEP-CTERM system amidotransferase, with protein MCGIVGIFDFRGNREIDAGLLHRMNESQFHRGPDEGGTHREPGVGLGHRRLSIIDLSTGQQPLFNEDHSVVIVFNGEIYNFRELMAELAQLGHQFRTHSDTEVIVHAWEQWGERCVERLRGMFSFGLWDRNRSTLFLARDRLGIKPLYYACLDDGMLIFGSELKALLAHPRLRREIAPQAVEEYFAYGYIPEPKTIYRQAMKLPPGHTLTIRRGEPVPLPREYWDVPFRAHDAFDENEAAAQLHARVKEAVGSHLVAEVPLGAFLSGGVDSSAVVSAMAKLTDEPVNTCSISFGDAAYDESRYAQQVAALYQTRHHVDQVAQDDFGLIDKLASLYDEPFADSSAMPTYRVCELARKRVTVVLSGDGGDENLAGYRRYRWHMVEERLRSRLPLAARKPVFGLLGNLYPKADWAPRVLRAKSTFESLARDSVEGYFHSVSLLSDKMRRSLFAPAFRSELQDYQASEVLRRHARRAPTDDPLSLVQYLDMKTYLVGDILTKVDRASMAHGLEVRVPLLDHHLVEWISGLPSSLKLKGSEGKYIFKKSLQADLPHDILYRDKMGFAVPIASWFRGSLRTQLQARLQGPALRDTGFFDMAFIEEMCSHHQSGRRDYSAPLWSLLLFESFLRTHGASA; from the coding sequence ATGTGCGGGATTGTCGGGATTTTTGACTTCCGGGGAAATCGGGAAATCGATGCCGGGCTGTTGCACCGGATGAACGAGAGCCAGTTCCATCGCGGCCCCGACGAAGGCGGCACGCATCGCGAGCCGGGTGTCGGCCTTGGCCATCGCCGGTTGTCGATCATCGACCTGTCGACCGGCCAGCAGCCGCTGTTCAACGAGGATCACAGCGTCGTCATCGTTTTCAATGGCGAGATCTACAATTTCCGGGAATTGATGGCAGAGCTGGCACAGCTCGGCCACCAGTTTCGAACCCACTCCGATACCGAGGTGATCGTACATGCGTGGGAGCAATGGGGCGAACGTTGCGTCGAGCGCCTGCGCGGCATGTTTTCCTTCGGACTATGGGACCGCAATCGCTCGACACTGTTCCTCGCCCGAGACCGGCTTGGAATCAAACCGCTCTACTATGCCTGTCTGGACGACGGCATGTTGATTTTCGGCTCCGAGCTGAAAGCATTGCTTGCTCATCCACGTCTGCGGCGTGAAATCGCTCCGCAGGCGGTGGAGGAATATTTTGCATACGGGTACATCCCCGAACCAAAGACGATCTATCGCCAGGCCATGAAACTGCCGCCGGGCCATACGCTCACGATCAGGCGCGGCGAGCCGGTGCCTCTGCCGCGCGAATACTGGGATGTGCCGTTCCGCGCCCACGACGCATTCGATGAGAACGAGGCGGCCGCACAGCTGCATGCGCGCGTCAAGGAAGCCGTCGGCAGCCATCTCGTCGCCGAAGTCCCGCTCGGTGCGTTTCTGTCCGGAGGAGTCGATTCCAGCGCAGTGGTCAGTGCGATGGCAAAGCTGACCGACGAGCCGGTCAACACCTGCTCGATTTCCTTTGGTGACGCCGCGTACGACGAGTCGCGCTACGCGCAACAGGTAGCCGCCCTGTATCAGACGCGGCACCACGTCGATCAGGTCGCGCAGGATGACTTCGGTTTGATCGACAAGCTCGCATCGCTGTATGACGAGCCGTTCGCCGACAGTTCGGCTATGCCCACATACCGCGTCTGCGAACTGGCGCGCAAGCGGGTCACCGTGGTGCTGTCGGGAGACGGCGGAGACGAGAATCTCGCCGGCTATCGGCGCTACCGCTGGCACATGGTTGAGGAGCGTCTGCGCTCGCGCCTGCCGCTAGCCGCACGCAAGCCCGTCTTCGGGCTGCTCGGCAACCTGTATCCGAAGGCGGACTGGGCGCCGCGCGTGCTGCGCGCGAAATCGACGTTCGAGTCGCTGGCGCGCGATTCGGTGGAAGGCTATTTTCACAGCGTTTCCCTATTGAGCGACAAGATGCGCCGCAGCCTCTTCGCGCCTGCTTTCCGAAGCGAGCTGCAGGATTATCAGGCCTCCGAGGTCCTGCGCAGGCATGCCCGGCGCGCACCGACCGACGATCCGCTTTCGCTGGTGCAATACCTGGACATGAAAACCTACCTGGTCGGCGATATCCTGACCAAGGTCGACCGTGCCAGCATGGCGCATGGATTGGAGGTGCGCGTCCCGCTGCTGGATCACCACTTGGTGGAATGGATCTCGGGCTTGCCATCCTCGCTCAAGCTGAAGGGAAGCGAAGGCAAATACATTTTCAAGAAGTCGCTGCAAGCCGATCTTCCGCACGACATCCTTTATCGCGACAAGATGGGATTCGCGGTACCGATCGCCTCCTGGTTCCGCGGTTCCCTCCGCACGCAGCTGCAAGCACGTCTGCAAGGACCGGCCTTGCGGGACACCGGCTTCTTCGACATGGCGTTTATCGAGGAGATGTGCAGTCACCACCAGTCCGGGCGGCGCGACTACAGCGCGCCACTATGGTCCCTGCTGCTGTTCGAATCGTTTTTGCGCACCCACGGCGCGTCGGCCTGA
- a CDS encoding glycosyltransferase family 4 protein: MKILTFTTLYPNAAQPNHGVFVENRLRHLTASGQVAARVVAPVPWFPTRHPRFGRYAVFARVPRVEVRHGIPASHPRFVQIPKVGMTMQPFLLAAAAIPEIQRIRKEGHEFDLIDAHYFYPDGVAAAILGCYFNKPVVITARGSDISVLPQFRVQRAMIRWAAKRAAGIITVCQALKEAMLDLNLDGSHITPLRNGVDLKLFRPTDRQRARAELGLQGFTLLSVGQLITHKGHALVIEALRSMPDVRLLIAGTGPDRDSLESLARRLGVLDRVRFLSAIPHADLKRYYGAADALVLASSREGWANVLLESMACGTPVIASNVWGTPEVVSSPDAGVLMSQRNAQGIVDAVHALRTRYPDRDATRRYAERFSWDETTNGQLRLFSEILSHPTR, from the coding sequence ATGAAGATTCTCACATTCACCACGCTTTATCCGAATGCGGCGCAGCCGAACCACGGCGTCTTCGTCGAGAACCGGCTGCGCCACCTGACGGCGTCCGGGCAGGTCGCGGCGCGCGTGGTCGCGCCGGTGCCGTGGTTCCCGACACGGCATCCACGCTTCGGCCGATATGCTGTCTTCGCCCGCGTGCCGCGCGTCGAGGTGCGCCATGGCATTCCTGCTTCCCATCCGCGTTTTGTGCAAATTCCCAAGGTCGGCATGACAATGCAGCCGTTTCTGCTGGCAGCCGCGGCCATCCCCGAGATCCAGCGCATTCGCAAGGAAGGCCACGAGTTCGATCTGATCGACGCGCATTACTTCTACCCTGACGGCGTGGCGGCGGCAATACTTGGCTGCTATTTCAACAAGCCGGTCGTGATCACCGCACGCGGGTCGGATATCAGCGTATTGCCGCAATTCAGAGTGCAAAGGGCAATGATCCGCTGGGCGGCAAAGCGAGCTGCCGGCATCATTACTGTGTGCCAGGCATTGAAGGAAGCGATGCTCGATCTAAACCTCGATGGCAGCCACATCACGCCATTGCGCAACGGCGTCGACCTCAAGCTGTTTCGTCCGACGGACCGCCAGCGCGCCCGAGCCGAACTTGGACTGCAGGGATTCACGCTACTTTCCGTTGGACAACTAATCACTCACAAGGGCCATGCGTTGGTCATCGAGGCACTTCGCTCGATGCCGGACGTACGACTGCTGATCGCCGGGACCGGCCCGGACCGAGACAGTCTGGAGTCTCTCGCTCGACGTCTGGGGGTGCTCGACCGCGTGCGCTTCCTGTCCGCTATACCACACGCCGATCTTAAGCGCTATTACGGCGCCGCGGACGCGCTGGTTCTCGCCTCCAGCCGGGAAGGCTGGGCCAACGTCCTGCTCGAATCGATGGCATGCGGCACTCCCGTCATCGCCAGCAATGTCTGGGGAACGCCGGAGGTGGTGAGCTCGCCTGACGCAGGCGTGCTGATGTCGCAGCGCAACGCGCAAGGCATCGTCGACGCGGTGCATGCGCTGCGTACGCGCTACCCGGACCGCGATGCGACGCGCCGATACGCCGAGCGCTTCAGCTGGGACGAGACCACCAACGGGCAATTACGTTTGTTCAGCGAGATACTTAGTCACCCGACCCGATGA
- a CDS encoding glycosyltransferase family 4 protein, with the protein MKILYHHRTRSKDGQYVHIEEMIDALRDQGHEVIIAAPPSAEKESFGADAGMVGRLKRHLPKFIYELMELAYTVVAYRRLRKAVEEHRPDCLYERYNLFLPAGIWIKRRYGLPMLLEVNAPIFEERARYDGISLKRLARWSQAYTWRNADYVLPVTEVLGDIVASYGVEPGRIVAIPNGINMKRFDDSAAAHSAKSALGLGGRLVLGFTGFIRDWHGLDKIIDMIAQDPPGTRRHLLIVGDGPARTALERQASRLNVTDRITITGIVPREEVARYVAAFDIALQPAVVPYASPLKLFEYLALGKAIVAPRQPNIMEILTDNKNALLFDPDHRDSLSKAIGRLCADANLRRTIGENARRTIAEKRLTWHANAERTAQLFKNLLGHA; encoded by the coding sequence ATGAAAATCCTTTACCACCACCGTACCCGGTCGAAGGATGGCCAGTACGTTCACATTGAAGAAATGATCGATGCGCTGCGCGATCAGGGCCATGAAGTCATCATTGCTGCGCCGCCCAGCGCCGAAAAGGAATCTTTCGGCGCCGATGCAGGAATGGTCGGCCGCCTTAAGCGTCATCTACCCAAATTCATCTATGAATTGATGGAGCTGGCCTATACCGTCGTCGCGTACCGGCGCCTGCGAAAGGCGGTCGAAGAGCATCGTCCGGACTGCTTGTATGAACGCTACAACCTCTTCCTGCCAGCGGGCATATGGATCAAGCGTAGATATGGCTTGCCGATGCTTCTTGAAGTCAATGCACCGATTTTCGAGGAACGCGCGCGCTATGACGGCATTTCGCTGAAACGGCTTGCCCGCTGGTCTCAGGCCTATACCTGGCGCAACGCCGACTATGTGCTTCCAGTGACAGAGGTGCTTGGCGATATCGTCGCGTCGTATGGCGTCGAACCCGGTCGGATTGTCGCGATACCGAACGGGATCAACATGAAACGGTTTGACGATTCCGCCGCCGCGCATTCGGCGAAATCGGCACTCGGGCTCGGCGGCCGCCTGGTGCTTGGCTTTACCGGCTTTATCCGCGACTGGCACGGCCTCGACAAGATCATCGACATGATCGCGCAAGATCCACCGGGCACGCGCCGTCACCTGCTGATCGTCGGCGACGGTCCGGCGCGCACCGCCCTTGAACGCCAAGCCAGCCGGTTGAACGTCACCGACCGGATCACCATCACCGGCATCGTGCCGCGGGAAGAAGTTGCACGCTACGTGGCGGCCTTCGATATCGCGCTGCAGCCGGCGGTGGTGCCGTATGCCTCGCCATTGAAGCTGTTCGAATACCTGGCGCTAGGCAAAGCCATTGTTGCGCCGCGACAGCCCAACATCATGGAAATCCTCACTGACAATAAAAACGCCCTGTTGTTTGACCCGGACCATCGCGACAGCCTGAGCAAGGCGATCGGCAGACTGTGTGCCGATGCCAATCTGCGACGCACGATCGGAGAAAACGCGCGCCGCACCATCGCGGAAAAGCGTCTGACCTGGCATGCCAACGCCGAGCGCACCGCGCAGCTGTTCAAGAACCTGCTGGGTCATGCATAA
- a CDS encoding putative O-glycosylation ligase, exosortase A system-associated gives MRDIIITLIVFGSIPFILKRPHVGILMWVWISVMNPHTQTWGFAATFPFASIIAVATLISLLLTKGPKSLPMTPVTFSLLAFVVWINVTTVFALMPDYVYPRWSTVMKIMLMTFVTMMLIRDREHIQKLVWILVISLGFYGVKGGIFTILSGGSEMVWGPENTFIGGNNEIALALIMTIPLMHYLQTITDKKAVRRGLGVAMALSALAALGSYSRGAFLAIAVMGTFLGMKSRHKTRIALLLLLALPLMIMFMPDKWSSRMDTIQTYDSDPSALGRINAWWMAFNLAKDRPLVGGGFEIYEPQFFMMYAPNPDDIHAAHSIYFQALGEHGFVGLGLYLLLAMLTWRTGSWIIRNTAGNEKYTWAHDLARMVQVSLIGFGVGGAFLSLLYFDVPYYLMAILVATRVFVEKEMRRENSSRSVLPAEQRQLGHAPLYASRVINREQLP, from the coding sequence ATGAGAGACATAATCATTACACTGATCGTGTTCGGATCGATTCCCTTCATTTTGAAGAGGCCGCATGTCGGCATACTGATGTGGGTCTGGATCAGCGTGATGAACCCGCATACCCAGACGTGGGGTTTCGCCGCGACGTTTCCCTTCGCATCGATCATTGCAGTCGCGACCCTGATCAGCCTACTGTTGACCAAAGGCCCCAAGAGCCTGCCGATGACGCCAGTGACTTTTTCACTGCTTGCGTTTGTTGTATGGATCAACGTGACGACGGTATTCGCACTGATGCCGGACTACGTATACCCGCGCTGGAGCACGGTGATGAAAATCATGCTGATGACCTTTGTCACCATGATGCTGATCCGCGACCGGGAGCACATCCAGAAGCTGGTCTGGATCCTGGTCATTTCGCTCGGCTTCTATGGTGTAAAGGGGGGCATCTTTACCATCCTCAGCGGAGGAAGCGAAATGGTATGGGGACCGGAGAATACCTTTATCGGTGGAAATAATGAGATTGCGCTCGCGCTGATCATGACCATTCCGCTGATGCACTACCTGCAGACGATTACCGATAAAAAGGCGGTGCGGCGCGGCTTGGGCGTCGCCATGGCGCTGTCGGCATTGGCTGCGCTCGGTTCCTATTCGCGCGGCGCATTCCTGGCGATTGCAGTCATGGGTACCTTCCTCGGCATGAAAAGCCGCCACAAGACGCGCATCGCGCTGCTTCTGCTGCTCGCGCTGCCACTGATGATCATGTTCATGCCCGATAAGTGGAGCAGCCGCATGGACACGATACAGACCTATGACAGCGACCCGTCGGCACTCGGCCGCATCAACGCTTGGTGGATGGCATTCAATCTGGCGAAGGACAGGCCGCTGGTGGGCGGTGGGTTTGAAATCTACGAGCCGCAGTTTTTCATGATGTATGCGCCGAATCCGGACGATATTCATGCGGCGCACAGCATCTACTTCCAGGCGCTCGGCGAGCATGGATTTGTCGGACTGGGCCTGTACCTGCTGCTCGCCATGCTTACCTGGCGCACCGGCAGCTGGATCATCCGCAACACCGCCGGAAACGAGAAATACACCTGGGCCCATGATCTGGCGAGAATGGTGCAGGTCAGCTTGATCGGTTTCGGGGTTGGCGGCGCATTCCTCAGCCTGCTGTACTTCGATGTCCCCTATTATCTGATGGCGATTCTGGTTGCGACACGCGTATTCGTTGAAAAGGAGATGCGCCGGGAAAATTCGTCGCGCTCCGTATTGCCTGCCGAACAACGACAATTGGGACATGCGCCGCTTTACGCATCCCGCGTTATCAACAGGGAGCAGCTGCCATGA
- a CDS encoding polysaccharide deacetylase family protein codes for MRLSPLRSLLGRSAPAGKDARLSILIYHRVLREPDPLFPLEVDTTTFDRQMRLLAEFFNVLPLREAVGRLHSGQLPPRAACVTFDDGYADNAELAFPILKKHGIPATFFIATGFLDGGRMWNDSVIELVRRCPVDSLDLHALGLGILPTASWDQRAESIGRLLQALKYLPLDERMERVEAMRELMGIALPASLMMSSQQVKMLDREGMEIGAHTVNHPILATLDRTAARREIADSRDFLEALLRVPVKSFAYPNGKPQRDYLAEQVGIVKDLRFELAVSTGWGTARNGTDTFQLPRFTPWDRNDTKFLLRMLCNMHAPVEAVPYPASSASTVRDDDPLFEGIPEQ; via the coding sequence ATGAGATTGAGCCCTCTGCGCTCCCTGCTCGGCCGCTCCGCTCCTGCGGGGAAAGACGCCAGATTGTCCATCCTGATATACCACCGCGTGCTGCGCGAGCCCGACCCGCTGTTTCCGCTCGAAGTGGATACGACGACGTTCGACCGGCAGATGCGCCTGCTCGCCGAATTTTTCAATGTCCTTCCGTTGCGGGAAGCGGTCGGAAGGCTACATTCCGGACAATTGCCACCGCGCGCAGCATGCGTCACCTTCGACGATGGTTATGCCGACAATGCCGAGCTGGCCTTCCCTATTCTAAAAAAACACGGCATCCCGGCGACGTTCTTCATCGCGACCGGTTTCCTGGATGGAGGAAGAATGTGGAACGACTCGGTTATTGAACTGGTCCGCCGCTGTCCGGTCGATTCGCTGGACCTGCACGCACTCGGGCTCGGCATACTTCCAACCGCGTCCTGGGACCAGCGCGCGGAGTCGATTGGCAGGCTGCTGCAGGCGCTAAAATACCTGCCCCTTGACGAACGGATGGAACGTGTGGAGGCTATGCGCGAGCTGATGGGGATTGCATTGCCGGCCAGTCTGATGATGAGCTCGCAGCAAGTGAAAATGCTCGACCGCGAAGGAATGGAAATCGGCGCCCACACCGTCAACCACCCGATACTCGCCACTCTCGACCGGACCGCCGCACGCCGGGAAATCGCCGATAGCAGGGATTTTCTGGAAGCGCTGTTGCGCGTGCCCGTCAAGTCGTTCGCCTATCCCAATGGAAAGCCGCAGCGCGATTACCTTGCCGAACAGGTCGGCATCGTGAAGGACCTGCGATTCGAGCTTGCCGTATCCACCGGTTGGGGTACGGCCCGTAACGGCACGGATACTTTCCAGCTGCCGCGCTTCACGCCCTGGGATAGAAACGACACCAAATTCCTATTGCGGATGCTCTGCAATATGCATGCACCGGTAGAAGCAGTCCCCTACCCTGCCTCGTCCGCTTCCACAGTAAGGGACGATGACCCGCTGTTCGAAGGAATTCCCGAGCAATGA